In Vibrio gangliei, a single window of DNA contains:
- the accD gene encoding acetyl-CoA carboxylase, carboxyltransferase subunit beta — protein MSWLEKIFTTTNIVNTRKASIPEGIWTKCTSCEQVLYQAELERNLEVCPKCDHHMRMKARRRLETFLDAGTQVEIGQELEPKDKLKFKDSKRYKDRLSTAQKESGETEALIAMKGELQGMPLVACAFEFSFMGGSMGSVVGARFVRAVDAAIENNCGLVCFSASGGARMQEALMSLMQMAKTSAALERLSQKGLPFISVMTDPTYGGVSASLAMLGDINIGEPKAIIGFAGRRVIEQTVRENLPEGFQRSEFLLEHGAIDMIVDRRQMRSRIAGLVAKMTNYTFEDDAKESDYEVPFAAEK, from the coding sequence ATGAGTTGGCTTGAAAAAATTTTTACAACTACCAACATTGTTAACACTCGTAAAGCCTCTATCCCTGAAGGCATTTGGACCAAATGTACTTCTTGTGAGCAAGTGTTATATCAAGCAGAATTAGAGCGCAATCTTGAAGTGTGTCCAAAATGTGATCATCACATGCGCATGAAAGCCCGCCGTCGCTTAGAAACGTTTTTGGATGCGGGCACTCAAGTTGAAATCGGCCAAGAGTTAGAGCCCAAAGATAAACTGAAATTTAAAGACTCAAAACGCTATAAAGACCGTTTGTCTACTGCTCAAAAAGAAAGTGGCGAAACGGAAGCATTAATTGCAATGAAAGGTGAACTACAAGGTATGCCACTAGTGGCATGTGCATTTGAGTTTTCTTTCATGGGCGGTTCAATGGGTTCAGTGGTTGGCGCACGATTTGTTCGTGCAGTTGACGCGGCCATTGAAAATAATTGCGGCCTTGTGTGTTTCTCTGCTAGTGGCGGTGCGCGTATGCAAGAGGCATTGATGTCTTTGATGCAAATGGCGAAAACCAGTGCGGCACTTGAGCGTCTATCACAAAAAGGTCTACCGTTTATCTCTGTGATGACTGACCCAACTTACGGTGGTGTTTCTGCAAGTTTGGCGATGTTAGGTGACATTAATATCGGTGAACCTAAAGCTATCATTGGTTTTGCTGGTCGTCGTGTTATTGAGCAAACGGTACGTGAAAACTTACCAGAAGGTTTCCAACGCAGTGAGTTCTTATTAGAGCATGGCGCAATCGATATGATTGTTGACCGTCGTCAAATGCGCTCACGTATTGCTGGTTTAGTAGCAAAAATGACCAACTACACATTTGAAGATGATGCGAAAGAATCTGATTATGAAGTTCCATTTGCTGCTGAGAAATAA